The genomic stretch ccctatatattttaatatttaaaaaaaaaacaacacataacaaaacttattttaaaatacttGGTTCTTGTTTAACTATTTAACATATATTAACGAAACAAGCATCTAGCATCACACTAATTTTAATGAGATCAATTTTAGCACAATCAAATTCATTTAGCATAGAACTAATAAAACATTTACCAAAATATACTTAAgtgaaaaattataattttaaataattaacaatttatttaggtttaacaaaattatttatatactTCAATTATCAATCAAGTCATCCAAACATTTTAAAATACctcaataaaatataaaaaaataattttatctcCATTCAATCAAAATCAAGAtccaaaaatattccaaaagaaaaagataagactCTTTTATCTCACGACAATGACAATAATAGTAAGCTAAAAAATCGGCGGGTCGGTATATTCGGGTCCGGAAAGTGTTTCTTTTCttactctttttattttttacatttaaatTTGTTAGTAGTACCCTTTTCAAACCTACTTTCTCAtctctttgaaaaaataaaacagtATCTAGATTCACGCTTCACACcacttctcaacaacaacaacactctCTCTCACACACTCACTCTCTCAACAAACTATGGCACCAGCTTCCATCGTAACTAACGGAACCGTAACTCCCACCGTCACAACTCGCTTCGCTTCCGTCTACAGCGAAGTCCAAAACAGCCGTGTTGATCACAAACTCCGTCTTCCTTCCGTTCTCCAAGCACCGTTCGCCATTGTCGACGGTCCTAAAAGCTCCGCCGCCGGAAATCCAGGTGATTCTTCTTCCTTCACTTCGATCTGTACTTGATCTGGTTTTCTATTGTCGTTAACTTTCTTCATTGTTGATCTATTGTTGATCTCTTCATGCAGATGAGATCGCGAAACTGTTTCCATTTTTGTTTGGACAACCTTCCGCTGCTTTGGTGCCTGCTGATTCAACCAATGCGCTTCCTCATCGGAAGTTGAAGATTGGCGTTGTTCTTTCCGGTGGTCAGGCTCCCGGAGGTCACAATGTTATATCTGGAATTTATGGTAAagatcaatttcaatccaaatcaatcaatcaatcaatgtaTACTTATATACTTATATAAGAATTATATTTATTACTATAACAAGAGAATGATTTGTATTTacaaaacaaaacttcttttGATCGGTGCATTACGAAATTTCCTTAAGAAACTTATTAGCGTGGCGTTATAGTTGTAGATAATAGATGTAGATATTCATACGTATTTGTCTTTAGtaggttttgattttgatttttgtattttaGATTATCTTCAACAACGTGCAAGTGGAAGCACATTGTATGGTTTCAAAGGTGGTCCTGCTGGTATTATGAAGTGCAAATACACTGAACTCAATTCTGACTATATTTATCCTTATAGAAATCAGGTAatttgttttttactttttttgATTACAAGTTTTTTGGAATGTAATTgtagttttttttattgtttgattcgatattattagagtttgacctaactcatccttacaaaaccggtttgtaaggtgaggagtgtccctctatatatattctttgaaagctctatctctagccaatgtgggactttaggatcttcctaatacaccccctcacgcccagcactctttgggcttggtgcgtggatattaatggtgggcggcccatggtccgatcgataggctctgataccatattagagtttgacctaactcatccttacaaaattagagtttgacctaactcatccttacaaaaccggtttgtaaggtgaggagtgtccctctatatatattctttgaaagctctatctctagccaatgtgggactttaggatcttcctaatagatATCATACATATCTTCACTTAATTGATGCATTGTCATTTGTGAAATCAGGTTTTGTTTTAATAAGAGGATATTTGAAAGAGATTTTACCTGTTGCAGTAATGTATACTTTCTTTATATTGCGACTTTTGATGCGGACGAAGATGATCTGAGATTTTTACACGTTTCTATTTTTGGCTCATGCATGTTAATATTTTATAATGAACATGGTTATTGCTCTTTCTTACTCCTGACGTGTTTGTGTGTAAATCTTGACATTGCAAGAATGATCATGGCTTTTTGATAGTTAATCTTAGATTTTGGGTGGGGCGATGAAGGCGGAAATTGCAACcgttaataatgataataatttttttcagggTGGTTTTGACATGATTTGCAGTGGGAGGGATAAGATTGAAACTCCAGAGCAGGTAAAGGCCGTGAGGCTACATATTTACTATTAGAGCTATTATAACTTTGTTTTTTATATATCCTTGAAATGTAATTTTAATTTACTTGATATAGTTTAAACAAGCTGAGGAAACAGTGAAGAAGCTAGACTTGGATGGGCTTGTTGTTATTGGTGGAGATGACTCCAACACCAATGCATGCCTCCTTGCCGAGAACTTCAGGTTTgtcttatagttttattttttgtaaaacCTAACTTTTCATGTTGGTTTGTAATTTATATTCATCGATGTTTTGACCACTGTTTGTCATGTATTTTAGTTGAAATATTACTTTTAATGGAAATTTgttctatttattttatgaaaatttaatgTTTTTCTCATACTTTAATTTGGATCTGTGCAGAagcaaaaatttaaaaacacagGTGCTTGGATGCCCCAAAACCATTGATGGTGATCTGAAAAGTAAAGAAGTCCCCACAAGCTTTGGGTTTGATACTGCTTGCAAGGTGAATGGAGATACACATTTCACTCTTTATTTTGCATGTTTAAGTCTAGTCCATACTTAAACATTTCAAATGTGTAGTTTTGTCTTTTGATCACACCTATAATTTGCAAAGGAATAGATGTAATGTAAGAACCCATTTTTCATTTGCATCCGTTGTAAATGAAAATATGAAGTATATTAGTATTCTTTTGAAAGAATCAGGTGCATGTGCATTGCAGTTTCTCCTGCAGTAAAGATTTCATGAAATATTCTGTTCTCTAACCATCATAAtctattttgaagtgttttttaaaaaaaaaactttgaattGTCATGGCTTTTTCTACCACTCTTCTCGTGTTTGGTTATAAGTTATTGCAGTGTCATTATGatgttaataatttatttaataatttctcCCAGAAATATTCCTAAATATTAGTTTTAGCAATGCATTTTTTCCATTTGCTTAGTGTGTTGCATGTTCACATGACTTCATGATCtgacttttttcattttttcatgtTAATTTGATTCAGATATATGCAGAAATGATTGGAAATGTTATGATAGATGCCCGATCAACTGGAAAATATTATCATTGTGAGTACATGAAGTTGATAAACTCTTTTATTTGTTACAACAATTAAAAACTAAAGACTATGCAAGGTTGCACATATCAATGTTTAATGCATCTCCGTTTTCCTCAGACAAAGCTTGCTGTTAATATCCCATAATATATGCTACTTCTGTTGCTTCTGACATTATGGAATGCTTTACTTTTTAAACATTTTACCCCTCGGACCTGCTGCTTTAGTTTGGTCTAATTGTATCATATCAAAGCCCAAAGTTCATTTTTTCTATTGTTTTGTCTAAGATTTGCCAGAATAACCGTTAAGATGACAAAACCCTATTCCAATGCATAAATGGGTTTAGGGCTTACAAACTACTTATTACTAATATTTTCCATTTTCTTCACCCTTTGCTTATATTAAGGCAAAATATTGACAGGATGGTTACAGATGGCTATCCTTATCTTCACTAGTTCCCCTCTTCATTTGTACTTTATCAGTCATTCTAGTTTTTAGCGAGAAATGATGGATCCATGCCCTTGTGATTTGTGATATGAACATTTCTCTTGTAATGTTATTTAGTGAGAAATGATGCATCCACGCCCTTGTGATTTGTGCTATGAACATTTCTCTTGTAATGTTATTTTTCTACTTTTGAATCAACTCTTCTCAGTAGTAATACTACCCATGTTTTGTGCTGCTGAAGGGTTTATCTAATTTCATGGCACTTTATCTTGTCTTAAAATGAATATCAACCATGCCATCACCTCAACATTGGAGTGATAGAAAATGGTTCTGTACTTCTCGGAGCTTTCTATATTAAATTCCTTAATGATATGTTACTTATCCTAAGTCAAACGATGCTTCAAATCTTCAATTCATATGGAGGATGTTAGGCATCATATTTGTCACCAGCTAATTGTCCTCTTTGTTTGCAGTCGTGCGGCTTATGGGGCGTGCAGCTTCCCACATTACGCTGGAATGTGCTCTACAAACTCATCCAAACATTACTATTATTGGAGAAGAggtttgaaataaaaaaatttcaaaatgctTCCATGTTTATGTTGGGGTTGAAGTTTTTTAATTGGCCAGGagcttttttttatcaatttttgaaCTGTATCTATGTATTGCAGGTGGCTGCAAAGAAGCTGACATTGAAAAATGTCACAGACTATATTGTCGATGTTATCTGTAAAAGAGCTGAAGTTAATTATAACTACGGGGTCATTCTTATCCCTGAAGGTCTTATTGATTTCATTCCCGAGGTGCCTATCACTCTGCATCACAATTTTCACTCATAAGGACTTGCAATTATGTATTGTTGGTTCCTCATTGTACAATCAgtatcaaaatttatttataaactcATTTGTACATGCTATTGTTCTATTTGCAGGTCCAGCATCTGATTGCAGAACTCAATGAAATTCTTGCTAATGATACCGTAGATGAGGCTGGTTTGTGGAAGAAGAAACTCACTGATCAGTCATTGGAGCTTTTTGACTTTTTACCTCAAGCAATCCAAGAACAATTGTTGCTTGAAAGAGATCCACATGGAAATGTTCAGGTACCTAAAATTGCATAGCACTATATTTTGTGTTTATTTGCCTCCTTTATGCAATCTGATTCTGAATCAGTATGATTGTTAACATTGGTATGTTCACATTTAGGTTGCCAAAATTGAAACAGAGAAAATGCTTATTGAAATGGCTGAAACTGAGTTgggaaagagaaagcaagaaggaAAGTATAAAGGAGAATTCAAAGGCCAGTCTCACTTTTTTGGGTAATTtatctaatttaatattattattccaTGTTGTAAACTGTATTAAACATTTATATGATTCAAACAAATGTTATAGATACATAGTTTTTTATAACACCATTAACTTGTATTCTGCTCccatgcatggtatgtatgttcTTTGCCAGTTTGACTTCATATGTTAGAGCTTGTAGTTACCCGGATTTGTTTAAAATATGCAGTTATGAAGGAAGATGTGGGTTGCCAACAAATTTTGATGCTAATTATTGCTATGCTCTTGGTTATGGTGCTGGAGCCCTCCTTCATAGTGGCAAAACTGGATTAATATCATCGGTTTGTGCTCTTATTTATgcctttatcttttctttatcAACTTAAAATTTTCTTCTAGATAATCATAATTAATTGCAATTTCATATTGTTATTTTCATATATAATGAACTcataatttgattgattttgcTATGATACTTTGATTAGGTTGGAAATTTATGTGCTCCAGTAGAAGAGTGGACAGTTGGTGGAACTGCACTCACCTCACTCATGGATGTAGAGAGGAGACATGGTACACAATTTGATCTACATGAGCTTTGCTTTGCCTCAATACTTTTTCACTAAATTAGATTCCATGCAACAGTATTTTGTTACAATATTGTAGCAACTTAGATCCGGTGTTATATAACTCTGATTGTTAATCAAATGCATTTTAATGTATAAATTTCTTTAGACAATCATTCATTCCCTCACTTTGTTCTTTTTTTGATAATTTCTCGTTACTCGAAAATTTTATAAAGTTTTAGCATGttgtattataattttatatgaaTGCCGTTTTCATTGTTTTGCTGTATATGAATATGTAATTTTCTCTGCAGGTAAATTTAAGCCTGTGATCAAGAAGGCAATGGTTGAACTTGAAGGTATATCCTTAATCCCTTGTTTTTTCTGCTTGATGCCTCACTAAAGCGGTGACTTGTAACTATCCCCTATACTCACTATATTCCATGTTGTATTGTTCAGGGGAACCTTTCAAAAAGTTTGCCTCTGTGCGTGATGAATGGGCCCTGAAGAATTGCTACATCAGTCCAGGTATGCACCAACTGGTTTTTAACCTTTTGTTTTGTCTGTCTTCACTTAAAGAAAGTCATGTTATTTTTGCTTTGTTTAAATTGACAGTTTAGTTTAGTGTGTGTGCTAGAATGAGTTCACCCTCATTATGTAATAAGTTTGGTTTTCATGGTATTTTCTCTGTAGGTCCAATTCAATTCTCTGGCCCAGGATCTGATGCAGTTAGTCTCACTCTACTCTTGGAGTCTGGACATCAAATTTAAGCATAATTGGGCCTTGTTTTAACGGCAGCTATTCATTTTTGTGGCATCTTACGGTATTTGATCGGATATTAGATAGGTTTTTTTTGGTTTACTTTTGAAATTTGCCAGAAAATGGTTTATGAGTGGGTTGGTGTTTTCAAATTAAACTCTGATGTTGCATTTTATGGCGGCAATCTATGTTCTTAATAATCATTGCATAGtttaaggtaatgtcttcttatTTGATTGATAGTGATACTGTTCACTGAGTTAATAGGCTATTCCTTTTCAAGCGTCCAAATCACTTAGGAAGTACTCCCTCCATTCCTATTCCTATTTATAactatttataagcaaattttaactttttgcaTTCATGGAGGGAGTATACTTTTGGAATCCACAATTTTTATCTTCGGAAAgtataatttcaaatttaaagaCATGGGTGATTTTTTAGTAGGAGATGGTACAAAGATTTTTATTCTCTTACTGGAATTTGAAGATACTGCGCTGCTCTCCAAAAATAGATGAATGGGCGCTTTTCAGTAATGATTATCTTTGTTCTTTTACGTTTACCATTATTgacctttttttcttcttcttataacTGAGTTGAATAAAAGATCAAACAACCATTTGGGTCGAAAACGTTAAAGGTGGTTTAATATAAAGTTAAATTTTTGACATTCGTGAGAGATGGCATCCTTTTCTTCACAATTGGGACTTATATTAGGGGTTCCCAATCCATGCATATGCTTGCTACGTCTTCTACTATCTATTATGTGTTTCATTTAGGGTGTAAAcactttaagaaaaataaatatttatactaatttttcAAAGCGTGTCTAGTATCTATGTATTTCATACTGAAACAAATTGAACTTTGAGTCTAAAACTTAAACCTAGATTTGTCAGTTGTAATTCTAACTAATTTTGATAGTTGTAATTCTAACTAAATTTGTTAGTTGTAATTCAAACTAGGTAAAGTTAGTTACTTTCTAGTAGTTGATTTGGTTAGAAGTTTCTTGGTTAGGTTAGAAGTTATTTTGTGTACCTACTATTTCTAATGGTTTTTTTTGCATTATAAGTAAACCAGCTTGTTAGTTGGAAAACACACCTGTAGAAGGTGGATTGTGCTTCTAACGATAATTTAATTTATTGTAGTTATAATTCAATACCGCAATCTATCTTATT from Vicia villosa cultivar HV-30 ecotype Madison, WI linkage group LG4, Vvil1.0, whole genome shotgun sequence encodes the following:
- the LOC131595478 gene encoding pyrophosphate--fructose 6-phosphate 1-phosphotransferase subunit beta-like, which produces MAPASIVTNGTVTPTVTTRFASVYSEVQNSRVDHKLRLPSVLQAPFAIVDGPKSSAAGNPDEIAKLFPFLFGQPSAALVPADSTNALPHRKLKIGVVLSGGQAPGGHNVISGIYDYLQQRASGSTLYGFKGGPAGIMKCKYTELNSDYIYPYRNQGGFDMICSGRDKIETPEQFKQAEETVKKLDLDGLVVIGGDDSNTNACLLAENFRSKNLKTQVLGCPKTIDGDLKSKEVPTSFGFDTACKIYAEMIGNVMIDARSTGKYYHFVRLMGRAASHITLECALQTHPNITIIGEEVAAKKLTLKNVTDYIVDVICKRAEVNYNYGVILIPEGLIDFIPEVQHLIAELNEILANDTVDEAGLWKKKLTDQSLELFDFLPQAIQEQLLLERDPHGNVQVAKIETEKMLIEMAETELGKRKQEGKYKGEFKGQSHFFGYEGRCGLPTNFDANYCYALGYGAGALLHSGKTGLISSVGNLCAPVEEWTVGGTALTSLMDVERRHGKFKPVIKKAMVELEGEPFKKFASVRDEWALKNCYISPGPIQFSGPGSDAVSLTLLLESGHQI